Proteins from one Bacteroidia bacterium genomic window:
- a CDS encoding carbon starvation protein A — MNAMPLVITAIAVFALAYRLYFSFIAAKVLMINERRAMPSQKLYDGQNYQPTSKWILFGHHFAAIAGAGPLVGPVLAVQFGYFPGFLWMIVGAVLAGAVHDIVILTASVRHDGKSLAEIARFEISKISGGVTSVAILIIIVIAMAGLGLVVINALSESSWGTFTIAATIPIALIMGLWMFKFRKGKTTEATIFGVILLSLAVIYGRYIPDSSIASWFTYDHKSLTILLAIYGFLASVLPVWLLLAPRDYLSSIMKLAVIAMLAVGIIVVTPNLQMPAFTSFMDGGGPIIPGTLFPYLFITIACGAISGFHALVSSGTTPKMIMNEKHIRPIAVGSMLAEGVVSILALIAAASLLPLDYFQINVSPEKFQTILPQLHAMGLHDSNIQELSKEVGENIVGRTGGAVSLAVGMAQIFSAIPGLKGLMSYWYHFAIMFEALFILTTIDAGTRIGRFVLQESLGKIYKPFARPNWIPGNLLASGLIVFAWAYFIYSGSVSTIWPMFGTANQLLATIALTVGTSYIINRGRAKYSWVTILPLFFVGITTVIAGVKNIINIYWPQIFTEDKHLQGIINLTLTLVIMFCVFSIIFDAIPKWIAVIRGKRALKEEM, encoded by the coding sequence ATGAATGCAATGCCTTTGGTGATAACAGCAATAGCAGTTTTTGCACTTGCTTATCGTTTATATTTTAGTTTTATTGCAGCAAAAGTTTTAATGATTAATGAGAGGAGAGCAATGCCTTCTCAAAAATTATATGATGGTCAGAATTACCAGCCAACTAGTAAATGGATATTATTCGGACATCATTTTGCAGCAATAGCCGGTGCCGGACCACTGGTAGGACCAGTGCTTGCAGTTCAGTTTGGATATTTTCCGGGATTTTTATGGATGATAGTGGGAGCAGTGTTGGCAGGTGCAGTTCACGATATTGTTATACTTACAGCTTCCGTTAGACATGATGGAAAATCGCTTGCTGAAATTGCCCGATTTGAGATTAGTAAAATAAGCGGGGGCGTGACTTCTGTGGCAATCTTAATAATTATTGTAATTGCAATGGCAGGACTTGGGCTTGTTGTTATAAATGCACTTTCCGAAAGCTCCTGGGGCACGTTTACAATAGCTGCAACAATCCCAATTGCGCTAATAATGGGACTTTGGATGTTTAAATTCAGAAAAGGAAAAACTACTGAAGCAACAATCTTTGGAGTAATACTTTTATCATTAGCTGTAATTTATGGCAGGTATATTCCAGATTCTTCTATTGCATCATGGTTTACTTACGACCATAAATCACTCACTATTTTATTAGCTATATATGGATTTTTAGCCTCAGTATTACCAGTTTGGTTATTGTTAGCACCCAGAGACTATTTAAGTTCAATTATGAAACTAGCGGTTATTGCAATGCTTGCAGTTGGGATAATTGTTGTAACACCTAATTTGCAGATGCCTGCATTTACAAGCTTTATGGATGGTGGAGGACCAATAATTCCGGGAACATTGTTTCCGTATTTATTCATAACAATTGCATGTGGAGCTATTTCCGGGTTTCACGCACTGGTGAGTTCCGGTACAACACCAAAAATGATAATGAACGAAAAACATATAAGACCAATTGCTGTAGGTTCAATGTTAGCCGAGGGTGTTGTTAGTATTCTTGCTCTTATTGCTGCTGCAAGTCTTTTACCACTCGATTATTTTCAAATAAATGTTAGTCCCGAAAAATTTCAGACAATATTACCACAATTACATGCTATGGGTTTACACGATTCAAATATTCAGGAATTATCTAAAGAAGTTGGTGAAAATATTGTTGGCAGAACAGGAGGGGCGGTTTCTCTGGCAGTTGGTATGGCACAAATATTTTCTGCAATACCCGGATTAAAAGGGCTAATGTCATACTGGTATCATTTTGCAATTATGTTTGAAGCATTGTTTATACTTACCACAATTGATGCAGGAACCAGGATAGGCAGATTTGTTTTGCAAGAATCATTAGGTAAAATTTACAAGCCTTTTGCAAGACCAAACTGGATTCCCGGAAATTTATTAGCCAGCGGTTTAATTGTTTTTGCCTGGGCTTATTTTATTTATTCTGGCAGTGTTTCAACAATATGGCCCATGTTTGGAACTGCGAATCAGTTATTAGCAACTATCGCACTAACGGTTGGAACCAGTTATATTATAAACCGTGGAAGAGCAAAATACTCATGGGTAACAATACTCCCATTATTTTTTGTTGGTATAACAACTGTTATAGCAGGTGTAAAAAACATAATTAATATTTATTGGCCTCAAATATTTACAGAAGATAAACACTTACAAGGCATTATTAATCTTACTTTAACCTTGGTAATTATGTTTTGTGTATTCTCTATAATTTTTGATGCTATACCAAAATGGATTGCTGTTATAAGAGGTAAAAGAGCGCTGAAAGAAGAAATGTAA
- the tpx gene encoding thiol peroxidase yields the protein MEKHQGVITFGGNPLTLVGSIVKVGDTAKDFTVLANDLKPHKLSDYNGKVRILSIVPSIDTGVCAAQTRHFNVDAAKLENVVILTISCDLPFALGRFCGAEGIDKVITLSDHKDTDFGLKYGFLIDELRLLSRGIVIIDKDGIVKYVEYVKEVTTHPNYDKALEVAKSL from the coding sequence ATGGAAAAACATCAGGGAGTTATTACATTCGGAGGAAATCCTTTAACATTAGTAGGAAGCATAGTAAAAGTAGGAGATACAGCAAAAGATTTTACTGTACTGGCAAACGATTTAAAACCCCACAAACTAAGTGATTATAATGGAAAAGTAAGAATTCTTTCTATTGTTCCATCAATTGATACAGGTGTTTGCGCTGCACAAACACGTCATTTTAATGTAGATGCAGCAAAACTTGAGAACGTTGTTATTCTAACAATTTCATGCGATTTACCATTTGCACTTGGTCGCTTTTGCGGTGCTGAAGGCATTGATAAAGTTATTACTCTTTCAGATCATAAGGACACTGATTTTGGTTTAAAATATGGTTTTTTAATTGACGAATTACGTTTATTATCAAGAGGTATTGTTATAATCGATAAAGACGGTATTGTTAAATATGTGGAGTATGTTAAAGAAGTAACAACTCATCCTAATTATGATAAAGCATTAGAGGTAGCAAAAAGTTTATAA
- a CDS encoding MBL fold metallo-hydrolase, giving the protein MKVTFLGTGTSQGVPVIACDCELCLSTDSLDKRLRSSVLIEENDTFLVIDTGPDFRQQMLREKVKRVDAILFTHEHKDHIAGLDDIRSYNWIYKRPMDIYAEERVMDALKIDFHYAFTDFKYPGIPEMALHEISNNPFEINNIKIIPIRGFHHKLPVFGYRFKDFAYITDINNIPEEEIIKLNGVKVLIVSALRKKKHLSHYNLEEALALIEIVKPEKAYLTHISHMMGFHKVVSLELPNNVELAYDGLSIDI; this is encoded by the coding sequence TTGAAAGTTACATTTCTAGGAACCGGAACTTCGCAGGGTGTGCCTGTAATAGCATGTGATTGTGAATTGTGTTTATCTACCGATTCTCTTGATAAACGATTACGCTCATCTGTACTTATTGAAGAAAATGATACTTTCTTAGTAATTGATACAGGACCTGATTTCAGGCAGCAAATGCTTCGTGAAAAAGTAAAACGAGTTGATGCCATTCTTTTTACACATGAGCATAAAGATCATATTGCAGGATTAGACGATATTCGTTCATACAACTGGATTTATAAAAGACCAATGGATATTTATGCAGAAGAAAGGGTGATGGATGCTTTAAAGATTGATTTCCATTATGCTTTTACCGATTTTAAATACCCGGGAATACCGGAAATGGCATTGCATGAAATTTCAAATAACCCTTTTGAAATAAATAACATAAAAATTATTCCTATTCGTGGATTTCATCACAAGCTTCCGGTTTTTGGATACAGGTTTAAAGATTTTGCATATATTACAGATATTAACAATATTCCGGAGGAAGAAATTATTAAACTTAATGGAGTTAAGGTGTTAATTGTTAGCGCACTTAGAAAGAAAAAACATCTTTCACATTATAATTTAGAAGAAGCACTTGCTTTAATTGAAATAGTGAAACCTGAAAAAGCATATCTAACACATATAAGCCACATGATGGGTTTTCATAAGGTTGTTAGTCTTGAACTGCCAAATAATGTTGAGTTGGCTTATGATGGCTTAAGTATTGATATTTAG
- a CDS encoding SAM-dependent methyltransferase: MNGKLYLIPTPLGEEFLPEESSAQIAKVISTLTVFIVEELRTARRFLKKVYPSINIDATTFYILNEHTTAAEFETYLKNSENGTDIGLITEAGCPAIADPGSQVVRIAHKKGIKVIPLVGPSSITLALMASGLNGQQFAFLGYLPIKPLERKAKIQQIEKRSKTESQTQIFIETPYRNHSLLNELIATCNPDTLLCIACNITQSDEFIATFKIKEWKTKTIDIHKKPAVFLLLS; the protein is encoded by the coding sequence ATGAACGGAAAATTATATTTAATTCCAACCCCGCTTGGTGAAGAATTTTTGCCCGAAGAAAGTTCAGCGCAAATTGCTAAAGTAATTTCTACATTAACTGTTTTTATTGTTGAAGAACTAAGAACAGCCCGAAGATTTTTAAAAAAAGTTTATCCCTCAATAAATATTGATGCTACTACTTTCTATATTCTGAACGAGCATACAACTGCAGCAGAATTTGAAACTTATTTAAAAAATTCTGAGAATGGAACTGATATTGGACTAATTACTGAGGCAGGATGTCCGGCAATTGCAGATCCAGGTTCGCAAGTTGTTAGAATTGCACATAAGAAAGGTATTAAGGTAATTCCTTTGGTTGGACCATCATCAATAACATTAGCACTAATGGCTTCGGGATTAAACGGACAACAATTTGCATTCTTAGGATATTTGCCAATTAAGCCACTGGAAAGAAAAGCAAAAATACAACAAATTGAAAAACGGTCTAAAACCGAAAGTCAAACACAGATATTTATCGAAACTCCTTACCGTAATCACTCACTTTTAAATGAATTAATTGCAACCTGTAATCCCGACACGTTGTTATGTATTGCATGTAATATTACTCAAAGTGATGAGTTTATTGCAACATTTAAAATTAAAGAATGGAAAACCAAAACTATTGATATACACAAGAAACCAGCAGTTTTTTTATTGTTATCTTAA
- a CDS encoding T9SS type A sorting domain-containing protein yields the protein MNRKCYSKNGYSSDIIINRVLSDLNKINFNKILLSLLFIGITFSGFSQNYTDSLKSGVNSGFYQQTDPLNVFYDATNDKFVIENNTKQFHNFNFGIYNITGTPIKEFQLESLNGKNTEIPIELNAGIYIVNITDKSFSYTKKFIIR from the coding sequence ATGAACAGAAAATGCTACTCAAAAAACGGCTACTCTTCTGATATTATTATCAATAGAGTTCTTTCTGATCTAAACAAAATTAATTTCAATAAAATTTTGCTTTCATTATTATTTATTGGAATTACCTTTTCAGGTTTTTCCCAAAATTATACTGACAGCTTAAAATCAGGTGTTAATTCAGGTTTCTATCAACAAACAGATCCGCTTAATGTTTTTTATGATGCAACAAATGATAAATTTGTAATTGAAAATAACACAAAGCAATTTCATAATTTCAATTTTGGAATTTATAATATTACAGGAACTCCGATAAAAGAATTTCAGTTGGAATCATTAAATGGTAAAAACACCGAAATTCCAATTGAGTTAAATGCTGGAATTTACATTGTTAATATTACTGATAAATCTTTTTCCTACACAAAAAAGTTTATTATAAGATAG
- a CDS encoding SpoIID/LytB domain-containing protein — translation MKYFAILVFLLFSYSIFGQRLKIRAFSESNVKSLVFAPVVGKYNIYCDTVLITTLNKNEAVSIIQNGDSIDIKSLSSKFGTFKSLNIVGVSNTNYAKVKCVIPSINQRLYDDDLKISVLNKSFFIINDVEIENYVAGVVESEGGQKANLEYYKTQAVICRTYALENLTRHITEGYYLCDNVHCQAYNGKSLSNFDIPEATNKTSGLVIVDSTLNLITAAFHSNCGGQTVGSEDVWLKSRSYLKPVIDSYCINQRCATWEKTIPVDKWMQYLISNGFAVSTYPNDTIIFNFDQIKRKTYYKILNDSIALRKIRLDFNLRSTFFNVYFVNNNMVFKGRGYGHAVGLCQEGAMQMAKHGITYQDIIKFYYKNTYIVSLRALNFFKNP, via the coding sequence ATGAAGTATTTTGCAATTTTAGTTTTTCTTCTTTTTAGTTATAGCATTTTTGGACAACGTTTAAAAATAAGAGCTTTTAGTGAAAGCAATGTTAAGTCGTTAGTATTCGCTCCGGTAGTCGGAAAATATAATATTTACTGCGATACAGTTTTAATAACAACATTAAACAAGAATGAGGCAGTAAGTATTATTCAGAATGGTGATTCAATTGATATAAAATCCCTTTCTTCAAAATTCGGAACTTTTAAAAGTCTTAATATTGTTGGTGTTTCAAATACAAATTATGCAAAAGTAAAGTGTGTTATTCCTTCTATAAACCAGCGACTGTATGATGATGATTTAAAGATTTCTGTTTTAAACAAAAGTTTTTTTATTATTAATGATGTAGAAATTGAGAATTATGTTGCCGGTGTTGTTGAAAGCGAGGGTGGACAAAAAGCAAATCTCGAATATTATAAAACTCAGGCTGTAATATGCAGAACATATGCTTTGGAGAATTTGACAAGACACATTACAGAAGGTTATTATTTATGTGATAATGTCCATTGTCAGGCTTATAATGGTAAAAGCTTAAGTAATTTTGATATTCCTGAAGCAACAAATAAAACTTCCGGACTGGTTATAGTAGACAGTACTCTAAACCTCATTACTGCTGCATTTCATTCAAATTGTGGCGGACAAACAGTGGGTTCAGAAGATGTTTGGTTAAAATCAAGATCCTATTTAAAGCCGGTAATTGATTCATATTGTATAAATCAAAGATGTGCAACTTGGGAAAAAACAATTCCAGTTGATAAATGGATGCAATATCTGATCTCAAACGGATTTGCAGTTAGTACTTATCCAAATGATACAATTATCTTTAATTTTGATCAGATAAAAAGAAAAACATATTACAAAATATTAAATGATAGCATTGCATTAAGAAAAATAAGACTTGATTTTAATTTAAGGTCTACATTTTTTAATGTGTATTTTGTTAATAATAATATGGTGTTTAAGGGTAGAGGATATGGGCATGCTGTTGGGTTATGCCAGGAAGGGGCAATGCAAATGGCAAAGCATGGAATAACTTATCAGGATATCATTAAATTTTATTATAAAAATACTTATATTGTAAGTCTAAGAGCATTAAACTTTTTCAAAAATCCATAA
- the lpxB gene encoding lipid-A-disaccharide synthase produces the protein MKYYVIAGEASGDLHASNLIQEIKEFDPSSEFRGWGGDLMISKNVNVVKHIKELAFLGITEVIANIRTIKKNFKFCEQDIVSYSPDVLILVDYPGFNLRIAKFAKSKGFKIFYYISPTVWAWHQSRVEQVRKYVDKMFTILPFEKEFYKKFNIDVEFVGHPLLDAIANEQKNIPPFNEFCIQNKLSGKPIIAILPGSRKQEIKKKLPLMLKIVEYFNDFQFVIAGAPSISVDFYNQYMDNQKVPIVFGKTYQILKNAQSAIVTSGTATLETALFNIPQVVCYKTSPLTYIIAKLFVSIKHISLVNIILNKESITELIQGKLTVNNLKNELTLITTGEKREQILSDYELLSKLIGEPGASKRIAKIMVELLKSK, from the coding sequence ATGAAATATTATGTTATAGCAGGAGAGGCTTCGGGTGATCTTCACGCATCCAATTTAATTCAGGAGATTAAAGAATTTGATCCTTCATCAGAGTTTAGGGGCTGGGGTGGCGACTTAATGATTTCAAAAAATGTAAATGTAGTTAAACATATAAAAGAACTAGCTTTTTTAGGCATTACTGAGGTTATTGCAAATATCAGAACAATTAAAAAAAACTTTAAATTCTGCGAACAGGATATTGTTTCATATTCTCCTGATGTTTTAATTTTAGTTGATTACCCAGGATTTAATTTAAGAATTGCAAAATTTGCAAAATCCAAAGGATTTAAAATTTTCTATTATATTTCTCCTACAGTATGGGCTTGGCACCAGTCAAGAGTTGAACAGGTAAGAAAATATGTAGACAAAATGTTTACAATTCTTCCATTCGAAAAAGAGTTCTATAAAAAATTTAATATAGATGTTGAGTTTGTAGGGCACCCATTGTTAGATGCAATTGCAAATGAACAAAAAAATATTCCTCCTTTTAATGAGTTTTGCATACAAAATAAATTATCGGGTAAACCAATTATAGCAATTTTGCCAGGAAGTCGTAAGCAGGAAATTAAAAAAAAGCTGCCTTTAATGTTAAAGATAGTCGAATATTTTAATGATTTTCAATTTGTTATTGCAGGAGCTCCATCAATTAGTGTAGATTTTTATAATCAGTACATGGATAATCAAAAAGTGCCAATTGTATTTGGAAAAACCTATCAGATATTAAAAAATGCTCAATCTGCAATAGTAACTTCCGGAACTGCAACTTTAGAAACAGCACTTTTTAACATTCCTCAGGTAGTATGTTACAAAACTTCACCGTTAACTTATATTATTGCAAAATTATTTGTAAGTATTAAACATATTTCGTTAGTAAATATTATTCTTAATAAAGAATCTATTACGGAGCTTATTCAGGGAAAACTTACAGTTAATAATCTAAAAAACGAATTAACATTAATCACAACAGGTGAAAAACGTGAGCAAATACTATCAGATTATGAACTTTTGAGTAAATTAATAGGTGAGCCCGGAGCATCAAAAAGAATTGCAAAAATTATGGTAGAATTATTAAAAAGTAAATAA
- the surE gene encoding 5'/3'-nucleotidase SurE produces MKKKRPLILLSNDDGVNAKGLQVLIDIIKPFGDLVVVAPEKGESGKSHAITLNMPVRVKKVSEDEGVTIYSCSGTPVDSVKLAINQLLLHKPDFLVSGINHGSNASISVIYSGTMGAAIEGCLNGIPSIGFSVLDHSENADFSIAKAYVASIFQNVMENDLPVGTCLNVNFPVIPLDKVKGVRVCRQTRGVWKEEYERRIDPHKGEYFWLTGDFHNFEPDAKDTDEWALANKYIAIVPIHVDLTSYEGIKKLRDWTYESKI; encoded by the coding sequence GTGAAGAAGAAAAGACCTTTAATACTTTTATCGAATGATGATGGCGTAAATGCAAAAGGATTGCAAGTACTCATTGATATTATAAAACCTTTTGGTGATTTGGTAGTTGTTGCTCCTGAAAAAGGTGAATCTGGTAAATCTCATGCAATTACTTTAAATATGCCGGTAAGAGTAAAAAAAGTTTCTGAAGATGAAGGCGTTACCATTTATAGCTGCTCTGGCACACCTGTAGATTCAGTAAAACTTGCTATAAATCAGTTATTACTTCATAAACCAGATTTTTTGGTTTCAGGAATTAATCATGGAAGTAATGCATCAATATCTGTTATTTATTCAGGTACTATGGGTGCTGCAATTGAAGGTTGTTTAAATGGTATTCCGTCTATTGGATTTTCTGTATTAGATCATTCTGAAAATGCCGATTTTAGTATTGCAAAGGCTTATGTAGCTTCAATATTTCAAAATGTAATGGAAAACGATTTACCGGTTGGAACATGTTTAAATGTAAATTTCCCGGTAATTCCGCTCGATAAAGTTAAAGGGGTTAGAGTTTGTCGCCAGACCCGTGGTGTTTGGAAAGAAGAATATGAAAGACGAATTGATCCACATAAAGGCGAATATTTTTGGCTTACAGGCGATTTTCATAATTTTGAACCAGATGCAAAAGATACTGACGAATGGGCATTAGCAAATAAATATATTGCAATTGTTCCTATTCATGTTGATTTAACTTCTTATGAAGGCATAAAAAAATTGCGCGATTGGACTTATGAAAGCAAAATCTAA
- a CDS encoding TonB-dependent receptor → MKLFFFVLIAIVFWQVSNAQTATLKGRIIDSKTKESLPGVNIILEDKSGGTSDANGYYIIKVTPGKHQASFNFIGYKNELRSIEIKSDEIVSLNVSMSEEVEMISEIVVSAGKFEQKISEVTVSMEVIKPSMIENNNMVSADIAVNQVPGVDVMDDQPSIRGGSGYSYGAGSRVMMLVDDLPILSADIGDVKWNFIPIENISQIEIIKGASSALFGSSALNGVINMRTAYPKDEPQTKVTIFNGMYMNPERKELIWWGNSQPLFQGASFLHSEKIKNLDLVLGGNAYSDDGFREFETEERVRGNFNLRYRDAKVEGLSYGLNGNYMNMDKTEFFLWLNADSGAYRQDKATASRSIGSRVNLDPFITYFNKKGYKHSVRGRYFRTKNEIPAEPEKNSQADMFYLEYQFQRQLKGNLNWTIGALGTYADIVARLFGSHNSTNASIYSQFDKKFGLLNISGGIRAEYFRIDKDETQTVIGADTIKDIPIQPVFRLGASYQLSEHTFLRSSFGQGYRFPTIAEKYTSTSVSLLNIFPNPKIKPETGWSAEIGLKQGVKISNWNGYLDIAGFWTEYHEMMEYTFGFYNPETYEALDVKDSADLVVIGANGLKCLGFQSINVGNSRINGVDITFTGQGKLFGLPTTLLAGYTYTNPIDMNVEVNDSTKSTKSNVLKYRNYHTAKADLEINYKKIATGISVIYTSKMLNIDKAFEDLMGDGPGVGIELLPGLYEYRQKHNKGNIVFDFRISYTLNEHSKISFVIKNLFNKEYMGRPGDLRPPRAISLQYVMSI, encoded by the coding sequence ATGAAATTATTTTTTTTCGTATTAATTGCTATTGTATTTTGGCAAGTCTCTAATGCTCAGACAGCTACTTTAAAGGGGAGAATTATTGATTCAAAAACCAAAGAGTCATTACCCGGTGTAAATATTATTCTAGAAGATAAATCAGGAGGTACTTCTGATGCAAATGGTTATTACATTATTAAAGTAACACCTGGTAAACATCAGGCTTCTTTTAATTTTATCGGATATAAAAATGAATTACGTTCAATAGAAATTAAATCAGATGAAATTGTTTCGTTGAATGTTTCTATGTCTGAAGAAGTTGAAATGATAAGTGAAATAGTAGTTAGTGCAGGAAAGTTTGAGCAAAAAATATCAGAAGTTACAGTTTCAATGGAGGTTATAAAACCTTCAATGATAGAGAATAATAATATGGTTAGTGCCGATATTGCTGTAAATCAGGTTCCAGGTGTAGATGTTATGGACGATCAGCCTAGTATAAGAGGAGGTAGTGGTTATAGTTATGGTGCAGGAAGCAGGGTTATGATGCTTGTTGATGACTTGCCAATTTTGTCGGCTGATATTGGTGATGTAAAATGGAATTTTATTCCTATTGAAAATATTTCACAGATAGAGATTATTAAAGGTGCATCATCTGCTTTATTTGGTTCGTCTGCATTAAACGGTGTAATAAATATGCGTACTGCTTACCCAAAAGACGAACCGCAAACAAAAGTTACAATTTTTAATGGTATGTATATGAATCCTGAACGTAAAGAACTTATTTGGTGGGGTAATAGCCAGCCATTATTTCAGGGTGCAAGCTTTTTACATTCAGAAAAAATTAAAAACTTAGATTTAGTATTAGGTGGAAATGCATATAGTGATGATGGTTTTAGAGAATTTGAAACTGAAGAACGTGTGAGAGGAAATTTTAATTTAAGATATCGTGATGCAAAAGTTGAAGGATTAAGCTATGGTTTGAATGGGAACTATATGAATATGGATAAAACAGAATTCTTTTTATGGCTAAATGCTGATTCTGGTGCATATAGACAAGATAAAGCTACAGCATCTAGAAGTATTGGTTCAAGAGTAAATTTAGATCCTTTTATAACATACTTTAATAAAAAAGGATATAAACATAGTGTAAGAGGTCGGTATTTCAGAACAAAAAATGAAATTCCTGCAGAGCCCGAAAAAAACAGTCAGGCAGATATGTTTTATCTCGAATATCAATTTCAAAGACAATTAAAAGGAAATTTAAACTGGACTATAGGAGCTCTTGGTACATATGCAGATATTGTTGCAAGGCTTTTTGGTTCTCATAATTCAACTAATGCATCTATTTATTCTCAATTTGATAAGAAATTTGGCTTACTAAATATTTCAGGAGGTATTCGTGCTGAGTATTTCAGAATAGATAAAGATGAAACACAAACTGTTATTGGAGCTGATACAATTAAGGATATTCCAATCCAGCCTGTATTCAGATTAGGCGCAAGTTATCAGTTGAGTGAACATACGTTCTTAAGATCATCATTTGGTCAGGGTTATCGTTTTCCGACTATTGCTGAAAAATATACAAGTACTAGTGTTAGTTTATTAAATATTTTTCCAAACCCCAAAATAAAACCTGAAACAGGTTGGAGTGCTGAGATAGGTTTAAAGCAAGGTGTTAAAATAAGCAACTGGAATGGTTATTTGGATATTGCAGGATTCTGGACAGAATATCATGAAATGATGGAATATACATTTGGTTTTTATAATCCTGAGACTTATGAAGCACTTGATGTTAAAGATTCAGCAGATTTGGTTGTGATTGGAGCTAATGGATTAAAATGCCTTGGTTTTCAGTCAATAAATGTTGGAAATTCAAGAATAAATGGAGTTGATATAACTTTTACTGGTCAGGGTAAACTTTTTGGACTTCCAACTACGTTACTTGCCGGATATACATATACTAATCCGATTGATATGAATGTTGAAGTTAATGACTCTACAAAATCAACAAAGTCAAATGTTTTAAAGTATAGAAATTATCATACTGCAAAGGCAGATTTAGAAATAAATTATAAAAAAATTGCAACAGGTATAAGTGTTATTTATACAAGTAAAATGTTAAATATCGATAAGGCTTTTGAAGACTTAATGGGTGATGGTCCTGGAGTTGGAATTGAATTATTACCAGGTTTATACGAATACAGACAAAAACATAACAAAGGAAATATAGTTTTTGATTTTAGAATATCATATACTCTTAATGAACATTCAAAAATATCATTCGTTATTAAAAATCTTTTTAATAAAGAATATATGGGAAGACCTGGTGATTTAAGGCCACCAAGAGCCATTTCTTTACAATATGTTATGAGTATTTAG